The Kaustia mangrovi genome has a segment encoding these proteins:
- a CDS encoding ArsR/SmtB family transcription factor, with protein MIPAATEAADFLRSLSHPQRLLVLCALGQEEKSVAELRDELGIGQVPMSQQLMRLRADGLVESRRQGTTVFYRITRPEVLTVVDALHAAFCNGKR; from the coding sequence ATGATTCCCGCCGCAACGGAGGCGGCCGACTTCCTGCGCAGCCTGTCGCATCCCCAGCGGCTGCTGGTGCTGTGCGCGCTGGGCCAGGAGGAGAAGTCCGTCGCCGAGTTGCGCGACGAGCTCGGCATCGGGCAGGTGCCCATGTCCCAGCAACTGATGCGGCTGCGCGCCGACGGGCTGGTCGAGTCCCGCCGCCAGGGCACGACCGTCTTCTACCGGATCACCCGCCCGGAGGTGCTGACCGTGGTCGACGCGCTGCACGCCGCCTTCTGCAACGGCAAACGCTGA